The window CTTGGTCTTCAGCCCGGGAACTACTCTATAGAAGCCTCTGTTAAAAATTTCTCGGGAACAGAGGTTGCTTGGGTGAGCCAGTCCCTTTCCGTTACCGGCGACACGTCTATTTCCCTTGTACCCAAGACCATTTTGGCCAATGCCTTCCTGAGTGCCGATGGCAATACAGCTAGCGCAGGAGCGCAGGTGGCTGTTCGCCTTTGGGTTACCTACCCAGATGGCCCTCAACCCCCCTATGCTCCTGACGACTTTCCCTTAGATGATTTTGACGTTGTGTACACTGTGGGAACCTGTTCGGATGGCTCCTGTACATCTTTTACTGAGAACACCGGCGTAGCTACCATTGCTGCTTCCAATAAACTTGGCGCCATGGTGCAAATTGGTCCTGGTGTCCCGATTAACACTTGGATTGGGCTCAAGGCGGAGATCACCGGTTTGGGCGAGGATCATCAACCCAAGACGTTGACCAAGTACTTTGCCATACGGGTTGCGGATGTAAGTGTGGGTGTTTCCATCGACCTTTCGCCTCCCTTCTTGGGCCAGATAAACATCGATGGCCAACAGGCCAGCTATCCAGCCCAGGTGACAATGGGAACTCACACGTTGAGCGGTTGGGCGTTTGACAACGACAAGGTTGCCGCCATCAAGGTCTACATCAACTTCTCTGAGGTGCAAGCCACGGTGACCGGGCTCAATACGCCCAACCCCACGTGGTCTTACAACTGGACACCGTCTGCTCCTGGCCGCTACTACCTCCATGTGGTGGCCTACGATGCGGCGGGCAATAGCCACTTCCGCTACCTGCCCATAGACGTTCACTAAGGGCCTCGAGGCTGGGTCCTAGGGCAAACCCCTAGGACCCCAGTCTTTTGCCGTAAGCTAGGGCCCATGGACCGGGACGAGCTGGTGGCCTATTTGGACGAGTACCTGAGGATCCGCGAGTTCCAGGACCTCTCCCTAAACGGCCTGCAGGTGGAGGGGAAGCGGGAGGTGCAAAAAGTAGGGGCGGCGGTGGACGCGGGGCTGGCCCTTTTTGAGAAGGCCCTCGAGGCCGGGGTGGACTTCCTCATCGTCCACCACGGGCTCTTTTGGGGCAAGCCCTTCCCCATCACCGGCCACCACAAGCGCCGCCTGGAGGTTCTCTTCCAGGGAGGGATCAGCCTTTACGCCGCCCACCTCCCCCTGGACGCCCACCCCGAGGTGGGGAACAACTGGGAGATCGCCCGCGCCCTGGGCCTCTTGGACCTCACCCCCTTTGATGTGGGGGTGAAGGGGCGCTTTCCCGTGCCCACCCCCTTGGTGCAGGTGGCAGACATGCTGGGCCAGCTTACGGGGATGCAGCCTCTGGTGCACCAGGGGGGAGGGGAGTGGGTGGAGACGGTGACCATCGTCTCCGGGGGGGCGGCCGGGCTTTTAGAAAAGGTGGACACCGACCTTTTCGTCACGGGCGAGCCCAAGCACAGCCTCTTCCACGAGACCTTTGAGCGGGGGAGGAACGTGATCTACGCCGGCCACTACGATACGGAGACCTTCGGGGTGAAGGCCTTGGCCCGCCACCTCGAGGCCCGCTTCGGCCTCCCCTGGGTCTTCCTGGACCACCCCACGGGGCTATGAGGGGCCGCTTCCTCACCTTTGAGGGCCTGGACGGCTCCGGCAAGACCACCCAGGCGGAGCTCCTCGCCCGTTGGCTTAGGGAGAGGGGCCTTAGGGTCCTCCTCACCCGGGAGCCCGGCGGGGGGATTCCCGAGGTGCGGGGCCTTCTCCTAAAAGGGGCGCTTTCCCCCGAGGCCGAGTACCTCCTCTTCTCCGCGGACCGGGCGGAGCACGTGAGGAGGGTCATCCGCCCGGCCCTTGAGGAGGGGGCCTTTGTGCTCTCCGACCGCTATTTGGACTCCAGCCTGGCCTACCAGGGCTTTGGCCTGGGGCTTCCCCTCCCCTGGCTCCTCCAGGTGGCGGAAGGGGCCACAGGGGGGCTTAGACCCCACCTCACCGTCCTCCTGGACCTCCCCCCGGAGGAGGCCCTACGGCGCAAAGGGGTGCGGGACGGGATTGAGGGCCGGGACCTTTCCTTCTTCGCCCGGGTGCGGGAAGGGTACCTGGAGCTTGCGAGGAGGGAGCCCGAACGCTTTTTGGTCCTGGATGCCAGGAAGGATAAGGAGGAAGTCCAGGCGGCCATCCGCAGTGCCATAATGGCCCTATGGCCCGAGGTTTCGCCCTAGCCTGGCTTCTCCTCCTGGCCCTGGCCCAGGGCCTCACCTTCCCCAAGAGCACCCTCTACGTGGAAAGCGGGGGGAAGCGCCACCTCCTGAAGGTGGAGGTGGCGGACACCCCCGAGCGCCAGGCCCAGGGGCTCATGTTCCGCAAGGCCCTGGGGGAGGACGAGGGCATGGTCTTCCTCTTCTCCGCCCCCAGCGCGGGGGGCTTCTGGATGAAGAACACCCTCATCCCCCTTTCCATCGCCTTCTTTGACCGCCAGGGGGTGATCCTCCGCATCCTGGACATGGAGCCCTGCCGGGCCGACCCCTGCCCCGTCTACTACCCCGGCGTGGTCTACCAGGGGGCCTTGGAGGTGAACCGGGGCTGGTTCGCCCGCCGGGGGGTGCGGCCCGGGGACCGGGTGGGGGGGGAGGCCCTCCGGTTCTGGCCCAGGCCGTGAGGGCCCTCATGCTCCGGCTCATCGGGTTTGCCTTTCTCCTCTTCCTCTTCGTGCTCTCCTTCCTGGGGTACTTCCTGGCGGCGGGCCGCCTGCGCACCCCCCCGCCCCCCCAGGGGGTGGTGGTGGAGCGGGAGGGGAAGACCTTCACCCTCAAAGCCCGGCTGGCCCGCACCCCCGAGGCCTGGCGGCTTGGCCTGGGCCTCAGGCGGGAGGACCTCGAGGCCCTCCTCTACCTCTTCCCCGAGGCCACGGACGCCCCCTTCAGCACGGAGGGGTACCGGTTTCCCGTGGTGGTGGCCTTTCTGGACGGGGAAGGGCGGGTGCTCCGGGTGGCCCGCCTGGCCCCGGGGGAAAGCGTGGCGCCCGACACCGCCTACCGGGGGATCTTGGAGGTGCGCGCCGGGGTCTTTGAGCCCCGCCCTGGGGACCGGGTTCTGCCCTAACGCCCCTGGGCGCCGAGCCCCCTCAGGTCCAGGAGGAAGTTCCCCGTGCTGGGGACGAAGACCGTCTGCACCCCGGGGGCCAGCTTCTCGGCGAAGGTGAGCTGGACCACCTCCGGGGCGGCCTTCAGGGCCC of the Thermus oshimai DSM 12092 genome contains:
- a CDS encoding Nif3-like dinuclear metal center hexameric protein, giving the protein MDRDELVAYLDEYLRIREFQDLSLNGLQVEGKREVQKVGAAVDAGLALFEKALEAGVDFLIVHHGLFWGKPFPITGHHKRRLEVLFQGGISLYAAHLPLDAHPEVGNNWEIARALGLLDLTPFDVGVKGRFPVPTPLVQVADMLGQLTGMQPLVHQGGGEWVETVTIVSGGAAGLLEKVDTDLFVTGEPKHSLFHETFERGRNVIYAGHYDTETFGVKALARHLEARFGLPWVFLDHPTGL
- the tmk gene encoding dTMP kinase, yielding MRGRFLTFEGLDGSGKTTQAELLARWLRERGLRVLLTREPGGGIPEVRGLLLKGALSPEAEYLLFSADRAEHVRRVIRPALEEGAFVLSDRYLDSSLAYQGFGLGLPLPWLLQVAEGATGGLRPHLTVLLDLPPEEALRRKGVRDGIEGRDLSFFARVREGYLELARREPERFLVLDARKDKEEVQAAIRSAIMALWPEVSP
- a CDS encoding DUF192 domain-containing protein, with protein sequence MLRLIGFAFLLFLFVLSFLGYFLAAGRLRTPPPPQGVVVEREGKTFTLKARLARTPEAWRLGLGLRREDLEALLYLFPEATDAPFSTEGYRFPVVVAFLDGEGRVLRVARLAPGESVAPDTAYRGILEVRAGVFEPRPGDRVLP
- a CDS encoding Ig-like domain-containing protein, yielding MKKHLLALGALFLALLMGGCNTSSQAPSSEKYQVRVSVAFPQRNPSPTSISPQGVPVSAQSAEITAIRQDTGHVADTCSLSSNNPTCSLGLQPGNYSIEASVKNFSGTEVAWVSQSLSVTGDTSISLVPKTILANAFLSADGNTASAGAQVAVRLWVTYPDGPQPPYAPDDFPLDDFDVVYTVGTCSDGSCTSFTENTGVATIAASNKLGAMVQIGPGVPINTWIGLKAEITGLGEDHQPKTLTKYFAIRVADVSVGVSIDLSPPFLGQINIDGQQASYPAQVTMGTHTLSGWAFDNDKVAAIKVYINFSEVQATVTGLNTPNPTWSYNWTPSAPGRYYLHVVAYDAAGNSHFRYLPIDVH
- a CDS encoding DUF192 domain-containing protein; translated protein: MARGFALAWLLLLALAQGLTFPKSTLYVESGGKRHLLKVEVADTPERQAQGLMFRKALGEDEGMVFLFSAPSAGGFWMKNTLIPLSIAFFDRQGVILRILDMEPCRADPCPVYYPGVVYQGALEVNRGWFARRGVRPGDRVGGEALRFWPRP